The Desulfovibrio sp. JC022 genome includes a region encoding these proteins:
- the istA gene encoding IS21 family transposase yields MRKIKELLRLCFDHELSLNQAARACNLGRTTAQRYLKRFKASGLPWPLPGNIDDAALDSMLFALPPNEERRKPMPCWEKVHKELSRKGVTLKLLWEEYRQTTPEGFSYAQFLRHYRRWNGKLHVSMRQRHKAGEKLFVDFAGHTMDVVDPETGEVSTAQIFLATLGFSNLTFVRALPSQGLEDWIEAHNRALKFLGGAPEIVVPDNLKSGVKSPCRYEPEINPTYQEWAEHNNLAVVPARVRKPKDKSKVEVGVQIVERRVMAPLRNRRFFSFDELNAALAEQLAVLNQQTLSGMDVSRLELFKKQEQSALAPLPAEEYEPAAWKKAKVHPDYHIEVDKHYYSVPYSLVYKYVEIRVGKRIVEILHEGTRTASHRRSRKPYSHTTCTEHMPKAHQEASGWNPGRFLNWAQKFGPATTNMVKTILGGRKHPEQGFRSCLGLLRLESKYGAGRLEKACERALHFNLAGRKPVLDILKKNQDMLDLPLEEDLPLFTHANIRGAGFYR; encoded by the coding sequence ATGCGAAAAATAAAAGAATTGCTTCGGCTGTGTTTTGATCACGAGCTGAGCTTGAATCAAGCAGCCCGGGCCTGCAACCTGGGTCGAACCACTGCGCAGCGTTACCTCAAACGCTTCAAGGCCTCGGGCCTGCCCTGGCCATTGCCGGGAAACATTGATGATGCCGCCCTTGACTCCATGCTTTTCGCGCTTCCTCCAAACGAAGAACGCCGCAAGCCAATGCCCTGCTGGGAAAAAGTCCACAAGGAACTGTCCAGAAAGGGCGTGACCCTGAAATTGTTGTGGGAGGAATACCGGCAGACAACTCCCGAAGGCTTCAGCTATGCCCAGTTTTTACGCCATTACCGCCGCTGGAACGGCAAGCTGCATGTAAGCATGCGTCAACGGCACAAGGCCGGAGAAAAGCTGTTTGTCGATTTTGCAGGGCATACCATGGATGTTGTAGATCCGGAGACAGGCGAAGTCAGCACGGCCCAGATTTTCTTGGCCACACTTGGTTTCAGCAATCTGACCTTTGTCCGGGCTTTGCCGAGCCAGGGGCTGGAAGACTGGATCGAGGCCCATAACCGGGCCCTGAAATTTCTTGGGGGAGCCCCCGAAATAGTGGTTCCTGACAATCTCAAATCAGGGGTGAAGAGCCCTTGCCGTTATGAACCGGAGATAAATCCCACCTACCAGGAGTGGGCAGAACACAATAATCTGGCCGTGGTCCCGGCCCGGGTGCGCAAACCCAAAGACAAGTCCAAGGTGGAGGTCGGGGTGCAGATTGTGGAAAGGCGAGTCATGGCACCGCTTCGCAACCGGCGATTCTTCTCTTTTGATGAATTGAACGCGGCTTTGGCAGAACAGTTGGCGGTTCTCAATCAACAGACATTGTCCGGGATGGATGTCTCCCGTCTGGAGCTGTTCAAGAAACAGGAACAATCGGCCCTGGCCCCTTTGCCGGCAGAAGAATACGAACCCGCAGCATGGAAGAAGGCCAAAGTACACCCGGATTACCACATTGAAGTGGACAAGCATTACTACTCGGTCCCTTATTCTCTGGTCTATAAATATGTGGAAATCAGGGTCGGGAAACGAATAGTGGAGATCCTCCATGAAGGGACCCGGACGGCGTCACATCGCAGAAGCCGCAAGCCTTACTCCCACACCACCTGCACGGAACATATGCCCAAGGCCCATCAGGAGGCTTCGGGCTGGAATCCGGGACGTTTTCTGAACTGGGCCCAGAAATTCGGTCCGGCAACAACGAACATGGTCAAAACAATCCTCGGCGGGCGCAAGCATCCTGAACAGGGTTTTCGCAGTTGCCTGGGGCTATTGCGTCTGGAGTCCAAATATGGCGCGGGCCGTCTGGAAAAGGCCTGTGAAAGGGCTCTCCATTTCAACTTGGCGGGCCGCAAACCTGTGCTCGATATACTCAAGAAAAATCAGGACATGCTGGATCTTCCACTTGAGGAAGATCTGCCGCTGTTTACCCACGCCAACATTCGCGGCGCGGGATTTTACCGATAA